A genomic window from Nerophis ophidion isolate RoL-2023_Sa linkage group LG22, RoL_Noph_v1.0, whole genome shotgun sequence includes:
- the prrg1 gene encoding transmembrane gamma-carboxyglutamic acid protein 1, with protein sequence MGTVFLPAEAAHSVLRRLRRANFLLEEMKQGNIQRECREEVCTYEEAREAFENDEKTRRFWEEYVRESSPSGGLESVVGGVNSLYLIVPLLTVVFIIAAVAVTMWRCHSRKPSQRSPALGHAHHDHVLSVVSMDHWGRDYPHGDHSELSSPAYPGSAVTSGRGSDPPPSYEEAVGHADVHIETEPPPQYEDIMVNPVK encoded by the exons ATGGGCACTG TGTTCCTGCCGGCGGAGGCGGCCCACTCCGTGCTGCGGCGGCTGCGCCGGGCCAACTTCCTGCTGGAGGAGATGAAGCAGGGCAACATCCAGAGGGAGTGCAGGGAGGAGGTGTGCACCTACGAGGAGGCCCGCGAGGCCTTCGAGAACGACGAGAAGACG AGGCGTTTCTGGGAGGAGTACGTGCGTGAGAGCAGTCCTTCAGGTGGTCTGGAGTCGGTAGTGGGCGGAGTCAACTCTCTCTACCTGATCGTGCCGCTGCTGACGGTGGTGTTCATCATCGCCGCTGTGGCCGTCACCATGTGGCGCTGTCACTCCCGCAAGCCCTCACAGCGCAGCCCCGCCCTGGGTCACGCTCACCACGACCACGTCCTGTCCGTGGTCTCCATGGACCATTGGGGGCGGGACTATCCCCACGGCGACCACTCAGAACTCAGTAGCCCCGCCTACCCTGGCTCGGCGGTCACGTCGGGGCGAGGGAGCGACCCCCCGCCGTCCTACGAGGAGGCCGTGGGCCATGCGGACGTCCACATCGAGACGGAGCCGCCGCCGCAGTACGAGGACATCATGGTCAACCCAGTGAAGTAG